Genomic DNA from Bacillus horti:
ATCCATCCAAAGCATAAGCATTCCTCCACCGCATCTAGATATAAAACCGTATCTGGTTTCGGTGATACACTCACGATGACCCAGCAAAATTTTTCAAATTTAGCGTTTTCTTGTAGCCACGACCTCAGTTCTTCTCTTGATTTAACAGTCAGTAGGTTTTCAACTTCCATAGCTAAAATATCCCCTCTATTATTTCAATGTATAATACAAATTTTATAGTGATGTGTGGTGTGGAGTCAAAAATAGTACAAGTTAATTTTCGTAGATCTCTATATTGCAGAGCGCACAGTCTGAATCATCAACTTGTTAAATTTCTCTGGTTCTTCAAAGCAAGCATAATGACCTGAGTTTTCGAAAATAATCAGTTCTTTTTTAGGTATATCCATATGCTTGAAGTACTCTTCCACCGTATCATGAGAGATCCGATCATAGCGTCCCATAATAAAATAAATAGGACAATCCACTTCTAGCTTTAGAGCTGTTTCTGATAAATTTATAGAATTCAACTCCCCCCATAGTGTTTCTGTTGAGAAAGAAAAACCCTTCATGAATTGAAAACGCTCCTTCCAAGAAAGGTGGGAGCTTAATATGTAGTGGAGGTTAATCCACATTGCATTTTTCTTGTACGTTACACCCTGAAAGGTAGTAAGCCACTTTCTTTGGGTTACTAAGTCTTGTACTCTTGGATACATTCCTCTTTCAGGCTTCCCTACAGCTGATAAGTCTTTTATGGCTTTGCGATTATTCCTGCGATAGGCTTCATCAAGAGTAAATGCAAAGGAGCGTTCTTCTTCCTCTATTCGGTTAATAGGCTGATTAATCCCCACATAAGCATGCACAAGTGAAGGGATTTGTTTAATTAACAAAACGCCTAATACAGCTCCCATAGAGTGCCCCATAATAAAAAGCTTCTTTTGGTTAAATCTATCACACAGATGCTGAATCAATTCTATTGCATCTAACAGCAGTTGACCGACACTCATTGTTTCTGCCAGGATACTAGGATAATAGGATTTCCCTGCCCCGCGTTGATCCCAATTAATAACAAGGAAGTGGTCTTCTAGCTCTCGATTAAACTTGTGTTGAGCTCCTGTTTGCGGACTTCCGGGACCACCATGCAAAAAAAGTAATAAAGGAAGCTGCTCATTACTTCCACGAGCAACGTACCATTGATCAACCCCACCAAGACATACCTTCTCCACCCTGTTAATCATGACTTAGCCACACCCCTACATACAAAATATTACAAGATATATATAACATAACATTAGCAATTTTCTGTAGTTTAGTCGAATAAAAAATGGATATACCAAGCACATTTCACTTTATTGTCAAATATTCAGGCTATTTTAGTGAGTTTTAGTCATATCTCCCTCTAGCAAATCACAGTAAAGTAAGGTTAATTATTTTGAAAATATAAGAAAAGGAGGAAGATACATGACCCCATTCAAAGTCATGCTAGCAGATGAGGATTCCCTTACACGTGACCTGTTGCGACTCTACTTGAGCCAGGAAGGGATAATGGTGTCAGAGGAATCTGACGGACAAGCCGCGTTACAAAAAGCCCTTTCTTCTGACCTAAATCTAATTGTGTATGATCTAATGCTCCCTGGTATTGATGGTTTTGAATTCTGTTCTCAGATCCATGAACAAAAAAGAACCCCCATCCTAATCCTGACGGAAAAAGATGAGGAAGGGGATCGCTTAAACGGGTTTAAAGCTGGTGCTGACGATTATGTAACAAAGCCTTTTAGCCCACGGGAAATCGTGCATAGGATTTTTGCCATTATTAAGCGTACCGCTAAGATAGCTCCTGGTTACAAGACGAAGACCTTTTCAGCTAGTAGCACCATTATTTTTCCCAAGCTTGTTATTGAACCTTTTACTCGGAAGGTTTTTGTTAACGATACGCATATTGAACTGACATTTATCGAATACGAGCTCCTCTACTATTTAGCCCAGCATGCCGGAAAAGCGCTTAGCCGTGAGCATCTGCTAGCCCATGTTTGGAAATATGACCATATTCGAGATTGCCGTACGGTAGATACTCACGTAAAACGAGTACGTCATAAATTAAATGCCATTTCCCCTGACGTTGGAAGCTATATTCAAACGATTCGTGGAGTTGGTTATAGGATGGAGGCTCTATATCCTCTGTAGGACAATCGTGTATGTAAACGGAATAGCCACAAATCATTAGACCAGTCTCAAGGTTAATGGGACTGGTCTAGCTTTTCAGCAGCCAGCATCAAGTCAAATATTTTCCGTGTTGTGTTTACATTTCTGACGGTCATTTTTTTGTACAGCTCTGTTCCAATGATCTTATTCATGCCACTTTTTGTTACATTCTTTCTATCCACAGACCAAAGAATAGCTCTATTTACGTACATGACCGTATCCACATCTTGTCGAACAGGTAGTTTTTCTAGTACTGACTCATTATCAAACTCTTCCCAGATAAAAAGTACATCACTTTTCATTTGATCATCATTCCTCCAGGTATCGGGGAGAGCAGCCATGACTTGTTTATAGTCATCCAAATCAAGAACAAGGACCTTAATCTCTAAACCAAAGCCTTCGAGGATCGCCTTTTCCAAAATGGAGGGAATTTTAGATTTTGTTTCCGTCCTATTTACAAAAACAATGTTACCAGAGTTTATATATGTTTTAACATGCTCCATTCCAGCCTGCTCAAACACGTTTTTGAGCTGTTTCATATCCACTTTATTTTTTCCGCCTACATTGATTCCACGGAGTAATGCCACATAGACCATTGTAAGACCTCCTTCCATTTAATTATGTAAGGCTAACTCATATCCGTCTAATATAGCTTGTAGACCGGACACGAAGTCCTTGTTTTTCTGAGCGCTCAACTCATTCTGTACTTGCTCCTGCATGGCTTGAAAAAAGTTGGGGTACTTATCCTTTAAACTAACAAAAAAACCTTGAATATGTTCATGAAAAGCTGGGTCAGAGAGTTGCTCCATTTGTAAAGCCTCATCCATCGTATATAGAATCGTATAGTTATTGATCAGATTAGCTATTTCCAGCGCTTTAAGTGGCGTAAAACCTACTTCTATAAGTACGTTTAGCATGTACTCAATGATTTCTAAGCGATAAGGATCAGAAGGAATGGTCTGCATCATGATCTCCGGGCCGCTGCGAATAGAAGACATGGCTTCCTTACTTTCGTTAGCCAGAAACATCATTTTCATTTTCCAATCCCATTCCTGCTTTGGGAAATTCACTTGCTTAGAAATAACACTTGATAACTGTTGAAGCAGTTCTTCTTTATTTTTCACGTGCCAGTAAACAGCCGAAGCTTGTACACCTAACTTTGCTGCTAAAGCTCGCATGGTCAGCGCATGAAGACCTTTTTCATTAATAAGAGAAATGGATGCTTCAATGATTTTTTCCAAGGTTAAATTGCGTTTTTTGACCACCTGACGTTCACTCCTTTAAATGAAGTATAGCACATTTCATTGAACGGCGTTAAATTACTATTGCCAAATTCCCAAACCTTATGTTATTATTGAACAGTGTTAAATTAAAAGAATTTTATTTTTTTTGCACCACAATTGAACAGTGTTAAATTATAATAAAATGGAGGTTCTGACTGATGAAACAAAAATGGATGAAGGGTACGTTAATTGTATTAATCACTCTTTTAGCATTTGAACTGGGGGGAGCTTTTTATGAATGGATTGTT
This window encodes:
- a CDS encoding alpha/beta fold hydrolase, translating into MINRVEKVCLGGVDQWYVARGSNEQLPLLLFLHGGPGSPQTGAQHKFNRELEDHFLVINWDQRGAGKSYYPSILAETMSVGQLLLDAIELIQHLCDRFNQKKLFIMGHSMGAVLGVLLIKQIPSLVHAYVGINQPINRIEEEERSFAFTLDEAYRRNNRKAIKDLSAVGKPERGMYPRVQDLVTQRKWLTTFQGVTYKKNAMWINLHYILSSHLSWKERFQFMKGFSFSTETLWGELNSINLSETALKLEVDCPIYFIMGRYDRISHDTVEEYFKHMDIPKKELIIFENSGHYACFEEPEKFNKLMIQTVRSAI
- a CDS encoding response regulator transcription factor translates to MTPFKVMLADEDSLTRDLLRLYLSQEGIMVSEESDGQAALQKALSSDLNLIVYDLMLPGIDGFEFCSQIHEQKRTPILILTEKDEEGDRLNGFKAGADDYVTKPFSPREIVHRIFAIIKRTAKIAPGYKTKTFSASSTIIFPKLVIEPFTRKVFVNDTHIELTFIEYELLYYLAQHAGKALSREHLLAHVWKYDHIRDCRTVDTHVKRVRHKLNAISPDVGSYIQTIRGVGYRMEALYPL
- a CDS encoding DUF1697 domain-containing protein, yielding MVYVALLRGINVGGKNKVDMKQLKNVFEQAGMEHVKTYINSGNIVFVNRTETKSKIPSILEKAILEGFGLEIKVLVLDLDDYKQVMAALPDTWRNDDQMKSDVLFIWEEFDNESVLEKLPVRQDVDTVMYVNRAILWSVDRKNVTKSGMNKIIGTELYKKMTVRNVNTTRKIFDLMLAAEKLDQSH
- a CDS encoding TetR/AcrR family transcriptional regulator C-terminal domain-containing protein, with protein sequence MVKKRNLTLEKIIEASISLINEKGLHALTMRALAAKLGVQASAVYWHVKNKEELLQQLSSVISKQVNFPKQEWDWKMKMMFLANESKEAMSSIRSGPEIMMQTIPSDPYRLEIIEYMLNVLIEVGFTPLKALEIANLINNYTILYTMDEALQMEQLSDPAFHEHIQGFFVSLKDKYPNFFQAMQEQVQNELSAQKNKDFVSGLQAILDGYELALHN